From Scomber scombrus chromosome 21, fScoSco1.1, whole genome shotgun sequence, one genomic window encodes:
- the snf8 gene encoding vacuolar-sorting protein SNF8: protein MHRRGVGAGAIAKKKLAEAKYKERGNVLAEDQIVQMSKQLETFKSHLEEFASKHKQEIRKNSQFRVQFQEMCATIGVDPLASGKGFWSEMLGVGDFYYELGVQIIEVCLALKHRNGGLITLDELHQRVLKGRGKYAQDVSQDDLMRAIKKLKVMGSGFGMIPVGGSYLVQSVPAELNMDHTVVLQLAENKGYVTVSEIKESLKWEKERASHVLDHLLKEGLAWLDSQAAGEAQYWLPALFSELTSRDVTPEEANQMTP from the exons ATGCATCGCAGAGGAGTCGGTGCAGGAGCTATTGCTAAAAAGAAGCTAGCAGAG GCCAAAtataaagaaagagggaatgtTCTTGCAGAGGATCAAATAGTTcag ATGTCCAAACAGCTGGAGACCTTTAAGTCTCACCTGGAGGAGTTCGCcagcaaacacaaacaggaaatacGCAAGAATTCACAGTTCAGGGTCCAGTTCCAGGAGATGTGCGCCACCATCGGAGTCGACCCCCTCGCCT ctgGTAAAGGTTTCTGGTCTGAGATGCTAGGAGTCGGTGACTTCTACTATGAGCTCGGTGTGCAGATTATTGAAGTGTGCCTCGCTCTCAAACACAGAAATGGAG gtCTCATTACTTTGGATGAACTCCATCAGAGAGTCCTGAAAGGAAGAGGGAAATACGCTCAGGATGTGAGTCA AGACGACTTGATGAGAGCCATAAAGAAACTGAAGGTGATGGGCAGCGGTTTCGGGATGATTCCCGTCGGCGGTTCTTACCTGGTGCAGTCGGTCCCAGCTGAGCTCAACATGGATCACACTGTCGTCCTGCAGCTGGCTGAG aatAAGGGCTACGTCACCGTCAGTGAGATCAAGGAGAGTCTTAAATGGGAGAAGGAGCGAGCGTCTCACGTCCTG GATCACTTGCTGAAGGAGGGTTTGGCTTGGTTGGACTCTCAGGCTGCAGGCGAGGCTCAGTACTGGCTGCCAGCGCTGTTCTCTGAGCTCACCTCCCGTGATGTCACACCGGAGGAAGCCAATCAGATGacgccttaa